The region AATGTTTAAGATATATTGAGTCAGATCTTCCATATCCGTATCATTGATCTGAGGGAAAGGAGGCATCTGTGGTGCATCAGGACGTTTCTTACCTGGAGACTTAATCCACTTGATTAGATCCGTTTTATTATCGGTATATATTTCTTGCATTTCTGTCACAGGAGGCCCTACTAGTGGTGTCTTCTCTTTATGACAGGCAGCACAGTAGCTATTAAATACTGCCTTACCCTTAGCTGTATTATCACCAGAAGCCTCGGCAGTAGCTATAGCTTGTTTTTCTTCTTCTTGTTGGTTAGCTGCTTGTTCTCTAGCTTCTTTTGAAGCTTGTTCAAATTCTGCCGTTTTTTGAGCCATAAGTTCTCGGTGTGGATTGATGGCATTGGCTCTATATACATGTCGCCCACTTCCCATGAATACAACTACAACCCCCATAGAGACCACTATTCTTCTGAAGTATCTGTCCAGTTGGTCATCTGTACCTCTTAGTGTTATGACCATATAGTACACTGCATATACTGCTACTGCCACACCTGATAAGATCACTCCCATCATTCCCCAACTAAATCCTTTGGCAGGTAAGGTAGCCATCACGATAGGACCAAATAAGAACTGGGCTACTGATGCACCTAACGCTAACTGATATCCAAGACGCTTAACCTTCGCTCTAGTGAATACTTTAAAGTATTCTTCAAAAGGATAGTTCTTACGCCCCATATACCAAGTGATAAATAGACCTGTCAAGGCTAGTGATGCACAGATAAAATGGAAGTATCTAGGGAATACATTTGGCAGGGCTAAAGCAGATAAGAATCCTCTTACACTCATCCATTTCTCAGGGAATAACATCAAATTAATATTTACTAAGAAGATTAGGGGAATGAATAAGAACATAACCACTGCTAGAGCATTGATAGAAATGTGTAACAACTTCATATTTGCCATTACTTCCCAAGTGTACTTGTGTAAGTAGGTCAATAGGAAAACAATCGCTACCATAGGGATAATCAATATCCACATAATTCCTGTCAAAGAGTTAGCTGTGTAAAAATAAATGGTGTATAGTGCATTAATACTCAGTAGGGGAGCTACCCCTAGTACTACAGCTAATGATTTGTTTACTGTTATTGTCGCAGCTATTTCTTGTGCTAGTGTATCGTATTCTTTGTTTTTAAGTCCTTTTATTTCTGCCCATAGCGTTGCTATAGAACCTCCTACCATTAAGTTTACAAACACAATATGTGCTAAGAATGAAACTACTAATAGAATAACTAGTAACCACTCTGGTAATGGTAAGTCTAAGGGGATATCTTTAGGTAATGGAGTATTATTCATCTTTGTTATTGTTTAATTTTTGTTCTATAAAATGTTCTACAGAGTGAGTAGGGTTAAGATGTGCTCCAGCACTCTGCGCTCCTTCTAGTGTCGCCCCACTCTGTTGTAAATAGAAAATATAATGGGCTAGTGCATCTAGTTCTTCTTCGTTACCTGGATAAGGAGGCATATAGGTTCTACCGTTGTGCATATTAGGTATATACGCTTTCATAGAGTTGATATCTAAAGGTTTTCCTATTCCATACATTTTTTCGAATACGAATATGATAGAGTTTATCCCCTGACTAGTATGACATCGAGAACACGCTATCATAAACACATCTTTACCTGCCTCTAGTTTATTCTCTTCTGTAATCTCTGTGATAGAGGTATAAGTAGAGTGCTTCAGTATACCGTCTCGCTGTAGCAGAGGGTAGTCTTCTTCTCTGATCAGGTTAGAGTACATATAGTTGCCGATGACATAAGGCTTGCGGATAAATTCTCGTACACGTTCGAATATTCCTAAGAAACCAAGCGATAGTACAAAAGGAATAATCACAATGATAAGGCTGACTTTTTTAGGCTTCCACAGTGTCCAGATTGCCAACAGAGCTAGTGAACTAGTCGCTATTAGGATAATGTATTTTAATAAATCATAGTATTTAGCAAAGTCCATAGTACCTACCGCGGTACTCATATTCGCTGTCATCGCATCAGGTATCACGTTATAGTAATAAATAGAAGCTAGAATAGATAGAGGTAACCATAGTAATACCCATATAGCTGTAGTCTTAAGAGCTGTAGGTCTGATCGCACTAGACTTTTTAGTGAACAACATAATCAGTAAGAACCCAAAGGCTCCTGCTACGACCATAGCTGTAGGTGTTCTAAATAATAGCTGAGGTAAGTAAATAGGGTTAGTCAATGCACTTACTAAAGATTGTTGTTGTATCCAGTTACCAGGATCCATCATAAATCCTAATATCGCTACGATAATAGCCATGGTAAGCCACGAGAACCCAGAAAGGAACCAACCGAATCGGATATGACGTTGTTTAGCACGTAGAGATTTATTAGAGTTCTTCCAGGTTAAGAAATAGATCATGATAAAGACTACTTCTAATACAAATACAATCCATTCTGTAAACCATCCCCAGTAGAAAACACGGATTAAACTACCAATAGAGTTAGGGCTAATTAGTGCTGCTGAGAACCATATACCGACTCCTGTCATCGCTCCCATTGTGGTTGTGATCACAAAGCCGACCATCATCATACGGTGTACCATCTTATCCCAGGCAAGATCAGTGATATCTTCTGGTCCGCTTTTGACTACTCCTTGTTGTTCTAATAATGTAATATAAGGCAAGAACCCAACGGCTAGCCCATGGTTTATAAATACGTGAATAATCGCTATCATCGCAATGAGGAAACGATCGTTCAACCAGTCTAAATGAAATAGAGGGAAATCCATAATGTATTATTTTTCAGCAAAGTTAGAACCCTATCTACTGAAACATATTACACTAAACGTGGTGATATTTACACTAATCAATTTAGAACAGTGTGATAAAAGCGAATTGTATTTAAGTAATCAATTCTTAGTTCTGTTTTCTGAATTCTTCAGGGGATAGCCCTGTATTCTTTTTAAAGAATCTAGAGAAGTAAGCATTGTTCTTAAAGTCGAGTTCATAAGAGATCTCTGTAATCGATAAATCGGCATTGACCAATAATCGTTTACATTCTAAGATAACTCTGTTACGGATAACTTCACCTGCTGTTGTACCTACTACCTTTTTGCATAAAGAGTTGAGGTGATTAGGAGTGATGTGTAGCATATCAGCGTATTCTCCAGGCAATCTCTTCTCTATAAAATGATCTTCTACGAGCTTCTCAAAATTCTTGATAATGAAGTGCGCCCCCTTAGTCTCATTAGGTTCTTCTGGCTCGAATACTTTTTTGACTAAGAATAGCTGTGTCTCTAGGAATAGTTCTAGCATTAAGACTTTGATATAGTCTTTCTGTAAAGGTTGGTTTGCTGTATAGGCATAATACATCTTCTCAAACTTAGTGTGTAGTGTCTCATAGCACTTCTCACAAGAGAATTTAGAGTACTGCGCATTTCCTCCGAAGAAGGTAAACTCCTTTAGATAGTTCGGATTGACTAAGAATGTACGCAGAAAATTATCATTGAAATTGATGAGAAACCCTTTGGTTCCAGGTTCGAATTCCCATTTGTGTACTTGCGAAGGGTTGAGATAAAATAAGCATTTCTCCTCAATAGAGAATTTCTCGAAGTCAATAGAGTGTATTCCTTTTCCTTCTGCTACGAAGAGGATTTGATAGAATGCATGTCTATGAGGAGCAGATACCATATTCGGTCTATTAGAAATAAACTCTTCAAGTCGATATACTACACAGTCTTGTGATATATTGTTATTGTCGAGTAGGTTACAGATGTTGTAAATTGGAATACTATTGTTCTCCATATTTCTAATATTTTAGGCAAAGATAGGAATATGTTAAATTCTTTAAATGGTGATTGAATAGAAATAAGTTATGGTGTGATTAAGATTTAGTACTTTAGGAGTGATATTGTCGTTTATATATAAACATATTTAAAGCTTATAATCCATATCAAATGAGTCAGAATAATTATAATCCAGAGTATATAAAAAGTCTGTTTAATCAGATGAGTGGTTCTTATGAACGGATAAATTATATTACTTCATTTGGATTTTCTATTCGTTGGCGAAGACAGTTGATTAAAGAGCTACAACCTTCACCTGAAAAAGTTGAAGTAATAGATCTTATGACGGGTATAGGGGAAATGTGGGGTGTTATAAAGAGAAATTTTCCACAAGCTAAGTTATCTGCTTTAGACTATAGCAATGAGATGATTAAAAGAGCAGAGCAGAGAAATCAAACAGAGTATACAGGAGAGGTAGATTTACTTCATCAGAATGTACTAGTGAGTAGCTTGCCTTCAGGGCACTATGACTATGTTACTTGTGCTTTTGGTTTAAAGACATTTAATGAAGAGCAAATACAAATATTGGCTAAAGAAGTAGAAAGAATACTCAAACCTAATGGACAATTTGCTTTTATAGAAGTTTCTGAACCTAAAAATAGTATTCTCAAGTTGTTATATGGTTTTTATTTAGGAAGTATTGTCCCTGTATTAGGAGCTTTATTGTTTGGAGGAATTAATGAATATAAGATGCTGTGGAGATATACGAATAAGTTTAAAGATGTGACTAAGAGTGCACAATGTTTTGAGGCAGTAGGACTAGACGTTAAA is a window of Myroides oncorhynchi DNA encoding:
- a CDS encoding c-type cytochrome, which codes for MNNTPLPKDIPLDLPLPEWLLVILLVVSFLAHIVFVNLMVGGSIATLWAEIKGLKNKEYDTLAQEIAATITVNKSLAVVLGVAPLLSINALYTIYFYTANSLTGIMWILIIPMVAIVFLLTYLHKYTWEVMANMKLLHISINALAVVMFLFIPLIFLVNINLMLFPEKWMSVRGFLSALALPNVFPRYFHFICASLALTGLFITWYMGRKNYPFEEYFKVFTRAKVKRLGYQLALGASVAQFLFGPIVMATLPAKGFSWGMMGVILSGVAVAVYAVYYMVITLRGTDDQLDRYFRRIVVSMGVVVVFMGSGRHVYRANAINPHRELMAQKTAEFEQASKEAREQAANQQEEEKQAIATAEASGDNTAKGKAVFNSYCAACHKEKTPLVGPPVTEMQEIYTDNKTDLIKWIKSPGKKRPDAPQMPPFPQINDTDMEDLTQYILNIK
- a CDS encoding c-type cytochrome, whose protein sequence is MDFPLFHLDWLNDRFLIAMIAIIHVFINHGLAVGFLPYITLLEQQGVVKSGPEDITDLAWDKMVHRMMMVGFVITTTMGAMTGVGIWFSAALISPNSIGSLIRVFYWGWFTEWIVFVLEVVFIMIYFLTWKNSNKSLRAKQRHIRFGWFLSGFSWLTMAIIVAILGFMMDPGNWIQQQSLVSALTNPIYLPQLLFRTPTAMVVAGAFGFLLIMLFTKKSSAIRPTALKTTAIWVLLWLPLSILASIYYYNVIPDAMTANMSTAVGTMDFAKYYDLLKYIILIATSSLALLAIWTLWKPKKVSLIIVIIPFVLSLGFLGIFERVREFIRKPYVIGNYMYSNLIREEDYPLLQRDGILKHSTYTSITEITEENKLEAGKDVFMIACSRCHTSQGINSIIFVFEKMYGIGKPLDINSMKAYIPNMHNGRTYMPPYPGNEEELDALAHYIFYLQQSGATLEGAQSAGAHLNPTHSVEHFIEQKLNNNKDE
- a CDS encoding AraC family transcriptional regulator produces the protein MENNSIPIYNICNLLDNNNISQDCVVYRLEEFISNRPNMVSAPHRHAFYQILFVAEGKGIHSIDFEKFSIEEKCLFYLNPSQVHKWEFEPGTKGFLINFNDNFLRTFLVNPNYLKEFTFFGGNAQYSKFSCEKCYETLHTKFEKMYYAYTANQPLQKDYIKVLMLELFLETQLFLVKKVFEPEEPNETKGAHFIIKNFEKLVEDHFIEKRLPGEYADMLHITPNHLNSLCKKVVGTTAGEVIRNRVILECKRLLVNADLSITEISYELDFKNNAYFSRFFKKNTGLSPEEFRKQN
- a CDS encoding class I SAM-dependent methyltransferase; this encodes MSQNNYNPEYIKSLFNQMSGSYERINYITSFGFSIRWRRQLIKELQPSPEKVEVIDLMTGIGEMWGVIKRNFPQAKLSALDYSNEMIKRAEQRNQTEYTGEVDLLHQNVLVSSLPSGHYDYVTCAFGLKTFNEEQIQILAKEVERILKPNGQFAFIEVSEPKNSILKLLYGFYLGSIVPVLGALLFGGINEYKMLWRYTNKFKDVTKSAQCFEAVGLDVKKHSYFFGCATGFSGYKKLI